In the Deltaproteobacteria bacterium genome, GTTCCGGATCGAGTCCCGCGGCTAGCCAATCGGTCACCATGTCGCGCGTGCGCTGCGCCAGTCCTTCGCTCTCGCTCGCTGTCGTCAGCGTGTGCCAATCAGCGACGAAGAAGAAGCACTGGCGTTCGCTCTGCAGGCGAATCCAATTGCGCAACGCACCGAGGAGGTTGCCAAGGTGCAACTGCGCCGTCGGCCGCATGCCGCTGACAATGATCCCTGGTAACTGCGACTGTGCTGGAAACTTCGGCTGCAATGGACTCACCACCGGCTCCCCGCCCCCACCCAACGTCTGCTCCACTATCTCACAACAGTACACGGATAAAGAGGTTGATCACGGGATTGATCACGCGGCCGAGCGAGCGCGTCATGAGCAGCATGAAGACGATCATCATCCCATAGCGTTCGAGCCGAGCAACCACGATCGCTTGCGCGCGCGGCAGCAGCCCCACCAAAACGCGCCCCCCGTCGAGCGGCGGGATCGGCAGCATGTTGAACACCGCCAACACGACGTTGAAGCCGACGCTGCGCGCCGCCATCATCGCCAGCGGGGTGAGCACCGCGGCGGCGATCCCGCTTAGTTCCTCGCCGCGGGGCGCCAGCCCGACGATCAGCTTCAGGACGCCCGCGCTGAGAATCGCCAGGATCACGTTCATCATCGGCCCCGCGCCCGCGACCAACACCATATCGCGCTTGGGATTGCGCAGGTTTCCGAAATTGACCGGCACCGGCTTCGCGTAGCCGAACAGAAACGGCGCCCCGGTGACGATCAACATCAGCGGGATGACGATGCTGCCGAGCGGATCGATGTGGGCGATCGGGTTGAGCGTCAGCCGCCCGGCTTGCATCGCCGTGTCGTCACCGCACCAGTACGCGACCACCCCGTGCGCCAGCTCGTGCAGAATGACGGCCGCCAACACCGGCAGCGCCCACACGCACACCCCTTGCACGATGGTTTGGATATTCTCGGGCACGACGAAACCGTAGCAGAAAGGCCACACAGCCGCCACGCAGTGTCAGCCATTGGCGGGCCTTGCGGCCGGTGTTCTACGAAGGTGTCGGAAGTTCGATTCGTGATTGAGCCGGCGCCGCGGATTCCGTACACTCCGCCACCATGACACGGCCACCCATCCTCGCCTTCGACGCGAACGCCAGGGAATGAAGCTCCCCAACGCCACCCGCGCGATAGTCGAGCGAGAGAAGATCACTGAGTATCTCTTGAATGCCGCACACCGGCGGC is a window encoding:
- a CDS encoding site-2 protease family protein, whose product is MPENIQTIVQGVCVWALPVLAAVILHELAHGVVAYWCGDDTAMQAGRLTLNPIAHIDPLGSIVIPLMLIVTGAPFLFGYAKPVPVNFGNLRNPKRDMVLVAGAGPMMNVILAILSAGVLKLIVGLAPRGEELSGIAAAVLTPLAMMAARSVGFNVVLAVFNMLPIPPLDGGRVLVGLLPRAQAIVVARLERYGMMIVFMLLMTRSLGRVINPVINLFIRVLL